A genomic stretch from Telmatocola sphagniphila includes:
- a CDS encoding nucleoside hydrolase, with the protein MPQKIVLIADPGIDTSFAIALALHDPEFEVVAIIATAGNISAAQATRNVQVLINQIDPPKWPRLGGALPVDYEIDGKELHGPEGLGGFVVPDISLHSPLPGDKLLNELVREYPKELRILCMGPATILARAIERDPDLPNLIESIVLMGGTWLEPGNSTAAAEFHFACDPAAAKIVLHSGATIQLLTLDISRKLIFSPSDLLELPASRSGTCQFLRQIIPFGIRASSNLYGIEGFHLKDVLAIAALALPACINWNGYFVDVETRGELTRGALVVDNRPNPASAPNVLLGMDVDVVGVRDYILRTLSTCS; encoded by the coding sequence ATGCCCCAGAAAATCGTTCTGATTGCTGACCCCGGAATCGACACTTCGTTCGCAATCGCTTTGGCGTTGCACGATCCGGAATTCGAGGTAGTGGCCATTATTGCCACCGCCGGGAACATCTCCGCGGCTCAGGCCACGCGAAACGTCCAGGTCTTGATTAATCAAATCGATCCACCGAAGTGGCCGCGACTGGGCGGTGCTTTGCCGGTGGACTACGAAATCGACGGCAAAGAATTGCACGGCCCGGAAGGATTGGGCGGCTTCGTCGTTCCCGACATATCCCTACACTCCCCGTTGCCCGGGGACAAACTTCTGAACGAACTGGTAAGGGAGTACCCCAAGGAACTTCGCATTTTATGCATGGGTCCCGCCACGATTCTGGCGCGGGCGATTGAACGCGATCCCGATCTGCCCAACCTCATCGAGAGTATCGTCCTTATGGGAGGAACCTGGCTCGAACCGGGCAATTCCACCGCGGCCGCGGAGTTTCATTTCGCCTGCGATCCCGCGGCGGCCAAAATCGTGCTGCACAGCGGCGCGACCATTCAACTTCTGACGCTGGATATCTCCCGCAAATTGATCTTCAGTCCTTCGGACCTGCTTGAACTGCCGGCATCCCGTTCGGGCACCTGCCAGTTTCTCCGGCAGATCATCCCCTTCGGCATTCGGGCAAGTTCCAATCTTTATGGCATCGAGGGGTTCCATTTGAAGGATGTGCTGGCAATTGCCGCTCTGGCTCTGCCGGCCTGCATCAACTGGAATGGGTATTTTGTCGATGTGGAAACTCGCGGCGAATTAACTCGCGGTGCCCTGGTCGTGGATAATCGCCCCAACCCCGCCAGTGCCCCGAACGTGCTCCTCGGGATGGATGTTGACGTGGTCGGCGTACGCGACTACATTCTACGCACGCTCAGTACCTGCAGTTAG